Part of the Quercus lobata isolate SW786 chromosome 6, ValleyOak3.0 Primary Assembly, whole genome shotgun sequence genome, CTactctatatatattatgacACTCTCAATCATTCATCAAAgaaaacccacaaaacccattttcaatttcttatcaaaaaaatcatctaCTTTACTTCTCATCACCATGTCCACTCTCTTCTTCCTTTCCCTCCTCTCTCTCatcctcttcttctctctctcctccgcctctcgccaccaccaccactcttCCCCCACCGCCAAACCCACACCCACATCCACACCCAGTTCTTTGATTCAACAAGTCTGTAAAGCCACTCGCTTCCCCGATCAATGCGTGAGCTCCTTATCCCAATCTAAACAACTGCCTGCAGATCCAACACCTCTCCAGCTCCTCTACTCATCAATCTCTGTCTCCTCTGATAATCTCCGTACAGCCCAATCAATGGTCAAGTCCATCCTAGCCTCCTCCTCAGGGAGCATAAACCGCACAACCGCGGCGACCAACTGTCTTGAAGTTCTCGACAATGCACAGTACCGGATCTCTATCACCACCAATGACGCCCTTCCACGAGGCAACCTCAAGAACGCTAGGGCTTGGATGAGctcttctcttctctcccaATACGATTGCTGGTCAGCTCTCAAGTACGCAAACGACACGAGCTTGACGAACGAGACGATGTCGTTTTTGGACTCGTTAACCCACTTGACGAGCAACGCGCTGAGCCTGTTGTTTTCGTACGATAATTTCGGAAACGACACCGCTTCGTGGGTTCCAGCGAGGACCGAGCGTGATGGGTTTTGGGAGCCGGTGGGGAAGTCCGGTGGCGGGTTTAAAGGTGGGGTTCCGGCGGACTTGAAGGCGGACGTGACGGTGAGTAAGGACGGAAGTGGGTCCTATAAGTCGGTGCAGGAGGCGGTGAACGCAGCGCCGGAAAACGGTGGTGGGAAGAGGTTTGTGATAAGAATAAAGGCAGGAGTGTATGAAGAGACGGTGAGAATTCCGTTGGCGAAGAAGAATGTCGTGTTTTTGGGAGATGGGATTGGTAAAACGGTCATTACGGGGTCTTTGAATGTGGGCCAGCCTGGGATTTCCACCTACAATACGGCTACAGTTGGTAAGTTTTTCAATGCATATCTACTCTGTACTCTATACTCTATAGTGCTTGTTTTAGACTAATAATGGGGATTAGACTAGTTTAACTAATATAATAATGGATTTGGAGGACGTAAagtaaatgtatttttttatggatagGGAATGAAATAGTTTGacggaaaaaataaaatagtacaGACCAAAAAGAGTAattataaaaaaggaaaaagaactttttttttttttttttttggaggcaaatgaaaaggaaaaagaacttTGATGGTATCATTGATACAGGAGTAATTTTGAAGTGGAGAACAGGATGTGTGGGCCTAGTATTAGTCTAGTCTAACTAATAACGAAATTCTTATGCATAGGTGTTGAGTATTGACtatgagagagaaaatgtaGAATTACACGCTTTCTTTTAGGCAGTTCCACATCCACTACTGCATTTGCATGTGGGTGGGGCTCTTTGTTCCCAGGCGTGAGTCAACAATACCACATGGTTTGGTCGACGTCTATATCTACTTCCACTCAAGCGTTCCTAATCCCAAATCCACTGCGAATTGTCTCgcctaacttttacttttttttcttctgctaaattactaattaatccttttaacttttctttgttatttattcagtcattcaaacttttttctttccctttcatTTCAGTCTTTTAACGTAACCTGTTTTCAATTAAGCGGTATCCAAGCGTCCCATCTGGCAATTAGTTTATACTTTTTAGTATCTTTCATATTCTAAAACAGCATCGTTTTGGACAAACGTTGATGAAAGAACTACTACTCTGAAACGAATGAAATCTTTTAACGAAGTTAAAACACTGAAACGAAATAGATGAAACctaaataattgaaatgaaaacatGTCCATGTTTCAATTTGTAATTGGTAAGTtagccttatatatatatatatatgtttttgttttattgaataaattatTGAGTTTTTAGCCATTGTATTTCTGACCATTAATTTTAACTGAATAAATGAAAAACCCGAAGTTATATTATGTTTTCAGTGACATTTAGAAGCACAAATCCATCCATTCATGTGAAGCTTATTTCGAAACCAAAGTGCTtgtgaaatgattttttttttttgataggtaaaattAGGGAGTACATAAAATTGTGAAATGATTATAGTTAAAATGGTAACTTGCAAGACACTGTTGAGAGCTAAAAATGCAAATGATATCCTTCTTTGCAGGGGAAGAATTAATTGAGTCCAAAAAATGTAAATGTGAGGAAGCAGTTATAATGAGTTTGCTTTGTTAATCACTTCTTGTTCTAATGCTTTAATCATCCATTCCTGGGCAGCTGTTCTTGGCGATGGATTCATGGCTAGTGGTCTCACAATCCAGAACACAGCCGGTCCTGATGCCCACCAAGCAGTAGCCTTCAGATCAGGCAGTGATTTATCTGTCATCGAAAACTGTGAATTCCTAGGCAATCAGGATACTCTTTATGCTCAGTCACTACGCCAATTCTACAAATCATGCCGGATTCA contains:
- the LOC115994889 gene encoding probable pectinesterase/pectinesterase inhibitor 51, giving the protein MTLSIIHQRKPTKPIFNFLSKKSSTLLLITMSTLFFLSLLSLILFFSLSSASRHHHHSSPTAKPTPTSTPSSLIQQVCKATRFPDQCVSSLSQSKQLPADPTPLQLLYSSISVSSDNLRTAQSMVKSILASSSGSINRTTAATNCLEVLDNAQYRISITTNDALPRGNLKNARAWMSSSLLSQYDCWSALKYANDTSLTNETMSFLDSLTHLTSNALSLLFSYDNFGNDTASWVPARTERDGFWEPVGKSGGGFKGGVPADLKADVTVSKDGSGSYKSVQEAVNAAPENGGGKRFVIRIKAGVYEETVRIPLAKKNVVFLGDGIGKTVITGSLNVGQPGISTYNTATVAVLGDGFMASGLTIQNTAGPDAHQAVAFRSGSDLSVIENCEFLGNQDTLYAQSLRQFYKSCRIQGNVDFIFGNSASFFQDCEILVAPRQIKPEKGETNAITAHGRTDPGQSTGFVFQNCLIKGTEEYMKLYNSNPKVHKNFLGRPWKEYSRTVFIQCNIEALVSPLGWLPWSGNFALKTLYYGESGNSGSGSTSSKRVTWSSQIPAQHIDTYSVENFIQGNQWIPLSK